The window GTGACTCAGGTCAATGACGACTTGGCAGAGGAGTCCGGTTTCGGCTTCAATGCAGTGGGCGATCGCCCGGTAAAAAGCCAAAACCCGACCTTTAGTAATCGGATCGACATCTCCTTCCACAGAGATTTCGCGTTTTTGGGCTTTGCTGAGCACGTATGGCTTGAGCAGTAGCTCATCTGACCAGTTACGGTAAGTGCCGTAGGGATCATTGGCGCGAATTTGTTGCGTGATCGCTTTCAAAAAGGGGCTGATCGCTGTTGCAGTTGTGGTGGATACGGTGGTGGTTGTCATACGGTTACTTCTTCCTTAATGTCATCAAGTTGATCAAGTTCATCGAGAGCGGGGCTGCGCTGGAGGAGGGCTTTTCTTAGCCAAGGTGGGGGGTTGCCATTCAAGGTTTGCACCAGTTTGGTCAAGACATCAGTGATTTCCTGTGCCTCAGATTGGGCTTTGATGGGGGTAATTTTTGTTTGATTAACCGGGCTGCAGCACTGCCGCCAATGGTGGATACGTAAACGATCGTGCAATCGTGGAGCGCTGCAATCTTGGGCTGCAACTTATCTTCGTTGCCATCTTCGTTGAGGTTGCCATCAAACCGTAGAGTTTCTATGAATTCATAGTTGGCTTGATCGACTTCATAGACATCAATTTTGCTGGCGGAACCAAAGTGAGCATTGATGTGGATGTTGTCGCTAGTGGTGAAGGCTATTTTCATTAGTGGGTTCCTCCTCGATCTTTCGTTTCTAGTTTTGGTTTTAGTTTGTGATAGGACTCAAAACTCAAAACTTTGCTAATGTTTTGCATGTGCTTCTTCCTGTTCCAGGAATAAGTTCCCAAGGTCAAACAACAGTTGCATCATGCCGCGATATCCCACGGTGCAGCGTTGCCCATTGCCGAGGCGATCGAAGACAGGAAAGCCCATCCGGTACAAGGGAAGGTGGAGACGACGAGCGATCGCTGCGACATTGGAATTCCCAATCAATAAATCAGACCCCACTGCCAGTTGCTCAAAGTCTTCCAAATCGCCAATCGTCACCGTTTCTACAGGCAGTTTTTCCAACAAAGGAGACTTCGTTGTGGTAACGGCTGCCTGAATCTCAGCACCCATGCTTTGCAAGAAGTGAACAGTGGACCAGAGCAAATCGGGTTCCATTGCCAAAGAAACTCGTTTGCGTCCGAAGAAGAAGTGAGTATCCAGCATGGCATCTTGCAGTTGCGCCCGCTGGCGACGATATTTAGCCGGAACGGGTGATCCACTAAGATCCGCCAATCCTTCTAAAAAGTCATCGATCGCATCCAGGTTGCTGAGGCTGGGAATCACTTCGTAGGGAATGCCAAACTGCGACTCCAATGCCACTGCTGCACTGCGCATACTTTCGCCCAGAGCCAAAGTATAAACAGAACTACCAATTTCCCGCAGTTCGGCTAAGGTGGTGCCACCGCTGGTCACGCTGCTGGAAGAGTCGTCCAAGTGCCCATCCAGGGAGCGTGAGAGATCGGGAACGGCGATCGCGGTTAATCCAAACGCTTCCACAATCTCCTTAATTTCCTGAAGATCCCCTGGTGCAAAGGCTGGGCTGACGAGCAGTGTGATTTGATTGGGACGGGTTTCGCCCGATCGGGGTAGCTCTTTGACAATGCTTTCAACCGTCGCAGCAAAACCATCTTGTAGCGCACCTTTGAAATCAGGTGTTGAGACGAAGACGATCGGTAAATCATGGAGTTCAGGATGACGTTTACGAATGTTTTGTAGAATGCCCGCCATATCGTCGCCGCGAGTCTCGGTCAAGCCCGTGGTACAAAGCCCAATGATGGAGGGTTTCGACTTTTCCACCAGCGTGAGAATGGCTTGCTCCACATTCTCTTCACCACCCAAAATCGTACTGACTTCCGTCATGGCAGTGGTCGAGAGGGGAATCGCTTCCCGAAAATGGCGTACCAGCGCGACTTTGGCAAAGGCGGTGCAACCTTGAGAACCGTGGAACAGTGGCATGATGCCCTTTAAGCCGAGAAAGGCTAGGGCGGCTCCCAGTGGTTGGCTTTGCTTCAGTGGATTGACCGCAACAGACTTTCTCGGCGTTGTAATGGTTGCCATTAGATCACCTCCGTATCCCAAGGGGCGGGTTTGCGAACTTGTGCCCAAACTGGGCTGTAGAGGGCTTCTTCTAGCTCCCTTGCCATTTCCACCATGCCGACGTAGCCTGCATAGGGATGATGGCGTTCCTGGTTGATGTCGAGGAAGGGGATTTTCGCCTTGAGAGCGGTGTATTGGTTGCGTCCACCAGCAATCAACATGTCCGCTTTGGTTTGAGCAATCACTCGCAGCAGTTCCTGGGCATTGCCTTTTTCCATCATGATGCCGTCTTGACCGAGCAACTCTTTGATGCGAGCTTTGTCTTCTTCGGTGCTTTTTTTAGTGCTAGTGGCACAGACCTCCATGCCCAAATCCTTCGCAGCGGAGATAATTGACCAGCTTTTCACTCCGCCGGTGTAAAGCACCACCCGCTTGCCTTTTAACCTGGCTCGATAGGGTGCCAACGCCGTATCCAACTTGAGTGTTTCTTCAATGATTAATTGTTCGACACGCTGTTGCAAATCTGCATCCCCAATCTTGGCAGCAATGTTTCGCAAGCAGCGGTTCATATCTGCCACACCATAAAAGGATTCTTCAACATAGGGAATGCCGTAGCGCTCTTCCATTTTGCGTGCCATATTGATCAACGCTTTGGAGCAAATCATCACATTGAGTTTGGCACGATGGGAGCAGGCAATATTCTCGTAGCGTCCATCGCCAGTGATTTGTGAGAGGACACGAATCCCCAATTTCTCGAATAAGGGCAACACGCCCCACAGTTCCCCAGCAATGTTGTATTCGCCAATTAAATTAATGTCGTAAGGTGTGGTCGTTTCTGGCTCGCGGGTGCCCACCACATACTCCAGCAAACTCTCCCCACCCACGCGATTTCCCAGGTTTTTGCTGCCAATAAAACCAGGTGAATTTACAGGAATCACGGGTGTTCCCGTTTTCTCAGCGGCTTTCTGACAAACCGCATCCAGATCATCGCCGATTAAGGCGGTGACGCAGGTGGAGTAGACAAACACAGCCGCCGGATTGTAGCGCTCTTTGACTTCTAGAATGGCTTTGTAGAGCTTCTTCTCACCGCCAAAGATGACATCGTTCTCGGATAGGTCGGTGGTGAAACCCATTTTGTAGAGCATGGAACCGGAAGACAGACTGCCTCGACTGCCCCAGGAGTTACCCGCACAGGCGATGGGTCCATGCACGAGATGAGCGGCATCGGTAATCGGCACCAAGGCAATCATCGCGCCATCAAACGCACAGCCTCCCTGGGCGGCTCCGGGTTGTGCGACCTGAGTGCAGGATTTGTTTTTACCTTTGCCTTCTTTTTTGTGGTTATGTTCACAAGCGGACTCGCTCAGAAGTTCGTTGATTTTGCCTTGAGTGAGTTTCATAACAGGAAGGGGGGCGAAAGTGTGCGATGTGAACGTCAAGGCTGGCGATAAAATGCTGGCAGGTAAAATATAGTTAAATCACTAACAAATTAATAGTGAGTCACCAGGCTAGCAATCTATCATGAACCACTGACTGATCAATCAATAACAAATCACTGACGAAGATAATTGACTAACAAATGTAGTGGGTTACGTCTTCACCACAAACATCTGCAAGATAGCTGAGGGCACGAAATCGGAGGGCGACAAACTCGTTATAGAAGGGGTTAAGTTCGCAGAGGGGAGGAGTGTTAAAGAAGTGCCCAAACAAGGTGAATTTATGCTCAAAAGGGCAGGTGCAAGGAATGAGTTTACAAATCAAATGGGCTTGGAGTGGGGTATGAATTTCAATGTGATCGATCCAGCGACGAATAGGATCGAGAATGCCTGAAGTGGGTGGTGAAGGCGAGGTAAAGGTAGACATGGCTAGGGTTAGGGGTTGCCCTTCTGGGCGGATCGGGTGGGGGGATGGGTCAGTTTGTCGGACGATCGCCTGAGCACGCTGTCCAGAAATAAACCCGCCCATCCCCTGTGTGTTAGCGAATCAGGTCATAGGAGATATCTGTCTTCGCGGGGACGATGGTGTTGCGATCGAGTTCATCCAACAACGTGTTCACAATCCAGTTGAGCAGGTTGATGGTGCCCTGATAGCCGTAGGTGCTGTAGCGGTGCAGGTGATGGCGATCGAAGATGGGATAACCAATCCGCACCAATGGTGTATGGGTATCACGCCACAGGTACTTGCCATAGGAGTTACCAATCAGCAAGTCAACGGGTTCGGTGAACAGGAGCGATCGCAGATGCCACAAGTCTTTGCCACCCCAGATCGTTGCGTTTGCACCAAAGGGACTGGTATCTAGCAATGCCCGCAACTCTGCTTCAAACTCATGGGTGGTGTTGCTGACGACGATGTGAACAGGTTCTGCACCAATTTCCAGCAGGAATTGCACCAGACCAATGACCAGGTCAGGGTCACCGTATAGCGCCACTTTCTTACCGTGCAGCCATGCCTGTGAGTCAGTTAAAGCATCGACTGCACGACCCCGTTCATCTTCCAGTTCTTGAGGAATGGGTTTGCCAGTGAGAGCAGAGAGCTTGATGAGAAACTCGTCAGTGCCGCGAATGCCAACGGGACGAACCACGGACGTGGGTTGGTGCCACTCTTTCTCGATGTATTCACGAGTTTTGGTGGTGGAGTAGGACTGGAAGGCGATCGTGGTTTCGGCGTTGATGGAATCTGCTGCATCTTCCAGGGTGGTGCCCCCTTGATACATCCGGTATTCCCCATCATTGGGTGAATCCAAATAATCAGAGTTATCCGCCAGCAGGGTGTAGTTCACCCCTACCAAGGAGGCGATCCGCTTGATTTCCCGCAGGTTACCAATGTAGGTTTCAAAACCAGGAATAAAGTTGATCTTGCCGTTGGTGGTTTCGGCTTTTTTGCCCTTAGTCAGGTTCGACAAAATGCCCTTCATCATGTTGTCGTAGCCCGTGATGTGGGAGCCGACAAAACTGGGGGTATGGGCATAGGGCACGGGGAATTCTTCCGGCACTGAACCAGCGGCTTTGGCGTTGGTGATGAAGGCTTGGAGGTCATCCCCAATCACTTCTGCCATGCAGGTGGTGCAGATGGCAATCATTTTGGGATTGTAGAGGCTGTAGCTGTTTGCCAAGCCATCAATCAAGTTGTTTTGTCCGCCGAAGACCGCAGCGTCTTCTGTCATGGAAGAAGAGACTGCCGAGAAGGGTTCTTTGAAGTGGCGGGTGAAGTGTGAGCGGAAGTAAGCCACACAGCCTTGGGAACCGTGAACAAAGGGCAGAGTGCCTTCAAACCCAACAGCAGCAAGGATCGCACCGAGGGGTTGGCAGGCTTTGGCGGGGTTAACAGTTAGCGCTTCACGGGCAAAGTTTTTCTCACGGTATTCCCAGGTCTTTGTCCATTCTGCTGTCTGAGCGACCAAGTCAGGATCATGTCCGCCTTCAAACTGTTTCTTAGCAGCAAACAGCTCCTGGTATTCATCTTGGTGAAATAATTCAGCGTGGTCTTTGATGTTATCGATGTTGTTTTGAGCCATGATGTGAGTTCTCCAAAGTTGATGAGGGAGTTGGGGAGGAAGGGCGTTGGGGAGGAAGGGAGTCGGGGAATAGCAGGGCATTCACCTCATCACCCCACCACCCCATCACTCCATCACTTTCTGTTTCATGCAGTTGCGGCCTCAGCTTTTTTCCACGGCGCACCAATCAAGCTCCAGGTGGGGCTGTTGAGTGCAAGATCCATGTCACGCGCAAAGATGGCAAAGCCGTCGTAACCGTGGTAGGGACCGGAGTAATCCCAGGAGTGCATCTGGCGGAACGGTAGCGCCATTTTTTGGAAGACGTACTTCTCTTTGATGCCAGAAGCCACTAGATCAGGCTTCATTTCTTTAATGAACTCCTCAAACTCAAAGGCAGAAACATCGTCGTAAATCAACGTGCCGTCTTCGATGTAGTGGGTGGTGCGTTTGTAGTCGTCGTTGTGACCAAACTCGTAGCCTGTGCCGATCAGTCTCATCCCCAGGTCGTAGAAGGCGGGGACAACGTGACGGGGACGCAGACCACCCACCATCAGAGCAACGGTTTTGCCTTCTAACCGAGGACGGTATTTGGCAATCACTGCCTGGGTTTGGGCTTCGTACTTGGCGATGACTGCTTCTGCTTTTGCCTGGATGGTTTCGTCGAATTTGGCGGCGATCGCTCTCAGGGACTCAGCAATTTGCGTGGGCCCGAAGAAGTTATATTCCAACCAGGGAATCCCGTAGGTTTCTTCCATATGGCGGGAGATGTAGTTCATCGAACGGTAGCAGTGCACCAAGTTCAGTTTCACCGTCGGGGTCATCTTCATCTCGTGCAGGGTGCCATCCCCTGACCACTGTGCTACAACCCGCAAGCCAATTTCTTCGAGTAGAATCCGGCTTGACCAGGCATCACCACCAATGTTGTAGTCACCAATGATGGCAACATCATATTCAGTGCCATCGGGAACATTGCCCGCTTTCTTTTCCTTGTCGTATTGCGGAAACACCCAGTCGCGGACGGCATCGTTGGCGATGTGGTGTCCAAGGGATTGGGAAACACCCCGGAAGCCTTCGCAACGAACAGGAACAACGGTTTTGCCAATTTCTTTGGCAGATTTCTTGGCAACGGCCTCGATATCGTCCCCAATTAAACCAATGGGGCATTCAGACTGAATGGAAACACCGCGATTGAGGGGAAACAGTTCATCGAGTTCAGTAATCAATTTGGCGAGCTTTTTGTCACCGCCAAACACAATGTCACGTTCTTGGAAGTCAGAGGTGAACTGCATCGTGCCAAAGGAATCAATGCCCGTGGTGCCGATGTAGTAGTTGCGGCGACCCGACCAGGAATAGTAGCCGCAGCCCACAGGCCCATGACTAATGTGAATCATGTCTTTGATGGGGCCCCAAACCACGCCTTTTGATCCGGCGTAAGCACAGCCACGAGTGGTCATGGAACCAGGAACAGACTTGATGTTGGACTTCACGCCGCAATCAGATTTGCCTTCTTCAAACACGTTCAGGTGCTTTTCCCGCTTTTTCTTGGCTTTGTCGGGATAAGCTTCCAGAACTTCTTTAATCAGGGCTTTCTTGTCAGCCGTTGTCAGCTCTTCTGTAGGGGCGATCGCGTTGAGAGTAGCGGATTCAGGAGGTGTCATAGTCTGCCTCTCTAGGTAAAGGATGGAGTGGGAGGATGAAGAGAGTGGGAGTGAGGGTAGGGTGGGCAATGCCCACCCTACGCATTAACTAGGCAACGCCAGCGGGAGCTTTGGTGCCTTCTTTGATTGCCTTTTCGTACTCTTCTTCGCCACCCAAGATGCCGAATTCGACCAACAGATCTTCCAGTTCATCCATCGAGATGGGGGTGGGGATGGCAAGATTTTTGTTGTCGATGATCTTCTTGGCAAGGGTGCGGTACTCTTCAGCTTGCTTGCTATCGGGGGCGTACTCAATCACCGTCATACGGCGCAATTCGGCATGTTGAACGATGTTGTCGCGAGGTACGAAGTGCAACATTTGAGTATTGAGCCGCTTGGCAAGGGTTTCGATCAGTTCGAGTTCCCGATCTACCTTACGGCTGTTGCAGATCAAACCACCCAGACGTACACCGCCGGAGTGGGCATACTTGAGTACACCACGGGCAATGTTGTTGGCGGCATACATTGCCATCATTTCACCGGAAGTGACGATGTAGATTTCTTGGGCTTTGCCTTCCCGGATGGGCATGGCAAAACCGCCGCAAACTACGTCGCCCAATACGTCATAAGACACGAAATCGAGGTCTTCGTAAGCGCCTTCTTCTTCCAGAAAGTTGATGGCGGTGATGATGCCTCGTCCAGCGCAACCGACACCAGGTTCAGGACCACCCGACTCCACGCAACGAACATCGCGGTAGCCAGTGAGCAATACTTCTTCGAGTTCCAGGTCTTCTACTGCACCACGCTCCGCTGCCAAGTGCAGAATGGTGGTTTGGGCTTTGCTATGGAGCATCAAGCGGGTGGAGTCGGCTTTGGGGTCGCAACCCACGATCATGACGCGCTGACCCAGTTCAGCCATACCCGCGATTGTGTTTTGAGAGGTGGTAGATTTACCAATCCCACCTTTGCCGTAGAAGGCTATCTGTCTAATGGTTTCGTCAGTCATGGAATGGTCTCCTTTGAAGTGATAGGGGGTGAGCGGTCAGTAACCAGCCATCATTGAAACTGCGATCAGACTGTGGAGGATGACTGGGGTGGGAAGTTGGAATCAATCGCAGTTGGGGGCGATCGTCCAACGGGAAAAACGTGAGATATCAAAGCGTTCATGCAACTGCTTCAACCACTAGATTGGGTAAAACACGTTCTCGTAACCGGACTTCGATCGCATTTTTGAGCGTAGCGGTACTGCTTTCACAGGAACCACAGGCACCTTTCAGCACTACTTTGACCACATCGCCTTCGATGTCGTAGAGTTCGACATCGCCACCATCTGCCAGCAGCATCGGACGAACTTCTTGTAATGCGGTTTGAATCAGGCTGATTTTTTGCACCGTTGTCAGAGGACGATTTTGGGCCTGAGCCGTGGCAATTTCTGCTGCCACTCTGGTGGCTGTGAGTGCTTTTTCTTGTTGCACAGCGGCGATCAAATCTTCAATTTCGGCAGCGCAGGAACTGCAACCACCGCCTGCTTTGACGTAGCTGGTGACTTGTTCTACTGTGGTCAGGTTGTTTTCAATCACGACGCGGCGAATTCTGTTTTCGCTGACACCAAAGCAACTACAAATCAGTGCGCCATCATCCTCTTCATGATGTTCAACTTCAATGCCACGGTATTTATAAATCGCCGCTTCCAATGCTTCCTGTCCCATCACAGAACAGTGCATTTTTTCTTCCGGTAGTCCACCCAGGTAATTGGCAATGTCACGATTACTGACATTCAGGGCTTCATCTAAGGTGATACCTTTGATGATTTCGGTGAGGGCTGACGAAGAGGCGATCGCACTCGTACAACCAAAGGTTTGAAACCGAGCATCCAGAATTCTGTCAGCCTCTACTTCAATCTTGAGGTGCAGTCTCAAGGCATCGCCGCAGGCAATACTGCCGACTTCGCCAAAGACCACTGCAACGCCAGCTTCACTCGGATCTTCGATCGCGCCTTGATTCTTGGGGTTATAGAACAGATCCAGTACTTTTTCGGTGTAGTCCCACATGGCGGTGTTTCCTAAAGGTAAAGGGGTGATGGGTTATCTAGCTCCGACGACAGCTTCTTCACGGTCTTGCAACCATTCAGCTTGGTCGTTATTGAAGGGTGAAAGAGCACGGAGGCGTTCTACAATCCCAGGCATGACTTCGAGGACGAGATCGATGTCGGACTCGGTTGTATTTCGGGAAAGGCTGAACCGGATGGAGCCATGCAGGATGGTGTAAGGCAAGCCCATCGCCCGGAGGACGTGGGATGGTTCGAGGGAACCGGAGGTACAGGCGGAACCAGAGGAGGCACAGATGCCGTACTGGTCGAGGGAGAGCAAGATGGCTTCGCCTTCGATGTATTTGAAGCCGATGTTGGTGGTATTGGGTAGGCGGTTTTTGCGATCGCCATTGAGCTCGGTATCAGAAATCGCAAGTAATCCTTTTTCCAGGCGGTCGCGCAGTTTTTTCTCAGTTGCCACATCGGCTAGATGGAGTTGCGCCAGTTCTGCAGCTTTACCCAATCCAACAATGCCAGCCACATTTTCAGTTCCAGCTCTGCGTCCCCGTTCCTGGTGCCCACCGACTAGCAGCGGACGGAAGCGGAATCCGCGTCTCACAAACAGGGCACCCACACCTTTGGGAGCGTGCAATTTGTGGCCGGAGATCGTCATTAAATCGATGGTGCTGGTTTTCATATTGAGTGGCAACTTTCCTGCAACCTGCACCGCGTCCACATGGAACGTTGCGCCGTATTCTTTCGCGATCGCCCCTGCCTGCTCAACGGGAAACACCGTTCCGGTTTCGTTGTTGGCGTACATGGTGGAAACGAGGGCTGTACTTCCCGTAATCGCCGCTTCTAGCTCCATCAGATCTAATTGACCCTTACGGTTTACCGACAGGTACGTGACGGTGTAGCCCTGTTTTTCGAGCTGTTTGAACAGGTTCAACACACAGGCATGTTCAACTTGGGTGGTAATCAGGTGTTTGCGATCGGGTTGAGCGGCGATCGCGGCACGGATGGCGGTGTTGTTGCCTTCGGTGCCACAACTGGTGAAGATAATTTCAGATTCTTCAGCACCGAGCAGCGAAGCAACCTGGTTTCGCGCCTGTTTTAATGCCTTACCCACCTGTCCACCAAAGCTATGCATTGAAGAAGGATTGCCGTAGTACTGGGTGAGATAGGGCAAAATGGCTGCCACCACTTCGGGATCAACCTGGGTTGTAGCGTTGTTATCGAGATAAATGACTGCGCTCATGCGTTGACTCCCCCAGTAGTAGGGTTTTGTAGTTGTTTGGCTAAGGCTTGTGAATAGGTATCAAACCAGCGTTTCCAGTAATCAGAGGGTCGGTTGGCGTTGAGCCTTGAAACCAGGCGGTTGTAGGCAAGGAACCAGTGATCCCAGTAGTCATTGGCAGGCTGGGCAAACCGCGCTTGAGGAGGAGTTGCCAGGTCTGGAAGACATCCGCCATTCGTGGGACAGACTGCCCAACATTGAGGTACAGCGTAATAACCCACACAATCGTTACAGCGTTCAGAATTGATTTGATACTGTTGTTCATTTCGGGCGATCGCCCCCGTAGGGCAGATGGACTCACAGCGATGACATTCAGTGCACTGACTCGTAATGACGTAGGTCATAGCAACCTCCTTAAGTAAGGGCGAAGCATTTAGGTAAAGATCTTTGTCGAGATCCAAGGGGCTTGACCAAAGGCTTCGCCTCTACGGACTCAAAACTCTTGAACGT of the Neosynechococcus sphagnicola sy1 genome contains:
- a CDS encoding NifX-associated nitrogen fixation protein, coding for MTTTTVSTTTATAISPFLKAITQQIRANDPYGTYRNWSDELLLKPYVLSKAQKREISVEGDVDPITKGRVLAFYRAIAHCIEAETGLLCQVVIDLSHEGFGWALVFSGRLLVVSKTLRDAQRFGFDSLEKLEAEGAKIIASGINLAERFPEVGRL
- the nifX gene encoding nitrogen fixation protein NifX, translated to MKIAFTTSDNIHINAHFGSASKIDVYEVDQANYEFIETLRFDGNLNEDGNEDKLQPKIAALHDCTIVYVSTIGGSAAARLIKQKLPPSKPNLRHRKSLMS
- the nifN gene encoding nitrogenase iron-molybdenum cofactor biosynthesis protein NifN — translated: MATITTPRKSVAVNPLKQSQPLGAALAFLGLKGIMPLFHGSQGCTAFAKVALVRHFREAIPLSTTAMTEVSTILGGEENVEQAILTLVEKSKPSIIGLCTTGLTETRGDDMAGILQNIRKRHPELHDLPIVFVSTPDFKGALQDGFAATVESIVKELPRSGETRPNQITLLVSPAFAPGDLQEIKEIVEAFGLTAIAVPDLSRSLDGHLDDSSSSVTSGGTTLAELREIGSSVYTLALGESMRSAAVALESQFGIPYEVIPSLSNLDAIDDFLEGLADLSGSPVPAKYRRQRAQLQDAMLDTHFFFGRKRVSLAMEPDLLWSTVHFLQSMGAEIQAAVTTTKSPLLEKLPVETVTIGDLEDFEQLAVGSDLLIGNSNVAAIARRLHLPLYRMGFPVFDRLGNGQRCTVGYRGMMQLLFDLGNLFLEQEEAHAKH
- the nifE gene encoding nitrogenase iron-molybdenum cofactor biosynthesis protein NifE, producing the protein MKLTQGKINELLSESACEHNHKKEGKGKNKSCTQVAQPGAAQGGCAFDGAMIALVPITDAAHLVHGPIACAGNSWGSRGSLSSGSMLYKMGFTTDLSENDVIFGGEKKLYKAILEVKERYNPAAVFVYSTCVTALIGDDLDAVCQKAAEKTGTPVIPVNSPGFIGSKNLGNRVGGESLLEYVVGTREPETTTPYDINLIGEYNIAGELWGVLPLFEKLGIRVLSQITGDGRYENIACSHRAKLNVMICSKALINMARKMEERYGIPYVEESFYGVADMNRCLRNIAAKIGDADLQQRVEQLIIEETLKLDTALAPYRARLKGKRVVLYTGGVKSWSIISAAKDLGMEVCATSTKKSTEEDKARIKELLGQDGIMMEKGNAQELLRVIAQTKADMLIAGGRNQYTALKAKIPFLDINQERHHPYAGYVGMVEMARELEEALYSPVWAQVRKPAPWDTEVI
- a CDS encoding Mo-dependent nitrogenase C-terminal domain-containing protein; protein product: MGGFISGQRAQAIVRQTDPSPHPIRPEGQPLTLAMSTFTSPSPPTSGILDPIRRWIDHIEIHTPLQAHLICKLIPCTCPFEHKFTLFGHFFNTPPLCELNPFYNEFVALRFRALSYLADVCGEDVTHYIC
- the nifK gene encoding nitrogenase molybdenum-iron protein subunit beta, translated to MAQNNIDNIKDHAELFHQDEYQELFAAKKQFEGGHDPDLVAQTAEWTKTWEYREKNFAREALTVNPAKACQPLGAILAAVGFEGTLPFVHGSQGCVAYFRSHFTRHFKEPFSAVSSSMTEDAAVFGGQNNLIDGLANSYSLYNPKMIAICTTCMAEVIGDDLQAFITNAKAAGSVPEEFPVPYAHTPSFVGSHITGYDNMMKGILSNLTKGKKAETTNGKINFIPGFETYIGNLREIKRIASLVGVNYTLLADNSDYLDSPNDGEYRMYQGGTTLEDAADSINAETTIAFQSYSTTKTREYIEKEWHQPTSVVRPVGIRGTDEFLIKLSALTGKPIPQELEDERGRAVDALTDSQAWLHGKKVALYGDPDLVIGLVQFLLEIGAEPVHIVVSNTTHEFEAELRALLDTSPFGANATIWGGKDLWHLRSLLFTEPVDLLIGNSYGKYLWRDTHTPLVRIGYPIFDRHHLHRYSTYGYQGTINLLNWIVNTLLDELDRNTIVPAKTDISYDLIR
- the nifD gene encoding nitrogenase molybdenum-iron protein alpha chain, which encodes MTPPESATLNAIAPTEELTTADKKALIKEVLEAYPDKAKKKREKHLNVFEEGKSDCGVKSNIKSVPGSMTTRGCAYAGSKGVVWGPIKDMIHISHGPVGCGYYSWSGRRNYYIGTTGIDSFGTMQFTSDFQERDIVFGGDKKLAKLITELDELFPLNRGVSIQSECPIGLIGDDIEAVAKKSAKEIGKTVVPVRCEGFRGVSQSLGHHIANDAVRDWVFPQYDKEKKAGNVPDGTEYDVAIIGDYNIGGDAWSSRILLEEIGLRVVAQWSGDGTLHEMKMTPTVKLNLVHCYRSMNYISRHMEETYGIPWLEYNFFGPTQIAESLRAIAAKFDETIQAKAEAVIAKYEAQTQAVIAKYRPRLEGKTVALMVGGLRPRHVVPAFYDLGMRLIGTGYEFGHNDDYKRTTHYIEDGTLIYDDVSAFEFEEFIKEMKPDLVASGIKEKYVFQKMALPFRQMHSWDYSGPYHGYDGFAIFARDMDLALNSPTWSLIGAPWKKAEAATA
- the nifH gene encoding nitrogenase iron protein; this translates as MTDETIRQIAFYGKGGIGKSTTSQNTIAGMAELGQRVMIVGCDPKADSTRLMLHSKAQTTILHLAAERGAVEDLELEEVLLTGYRDVRCVESGGPEPGVGCAGRGIITAINFLEEEGAYEDLDFVSYDVLGDVVCGGFAMPIREGKAQEIYIVTSGEMMAMYAANNIARGVLKYAHSGGVRLGGLICNSRKVDRELELIETLAKRLNTQMLHFVPRDNIVQHAELRRMTVIEYAPDSKQAEEYRTLAKKIIDNKNLAIPTPISMDELEDLLVEFGILGGEEEYEKAIKEGTKAPAGVA
- the nifU gene encoding Fe-S cluster assembly protein NifU, which encodes MWDYTEKVLDLFYNPKNQGAIEDPSEAGVAVVFGEVGSIACGDALRLHLKIEVEADRILDARFQTFGCTSAIASSSALTEIIKGITLDEALNVSNRDIANYLGGLPEEKMHCSVMGQEALEAAIYKYRGIEVEHHEEDDGALICSCFGVSENRIRRVVIENNLTTVEQVTSYVKAGGGCSSCAAEIEDLIAAVQQEKALTATRVAAEIATAQAQNRPLTTVQKISLIQTALQEVRPMLLADGGDVELYDIEGDVVKVVLKGACGSCESSTATLKNAIEVRLRERVLPNLVVEAVA
- the nifS gene encoding cysteine desulfurase NifS; the encoded protein is MSAVIYLDNNATTQVDPEVVAAILPYLTQYYGNPSSMHSFGGQVGKALKQARNQVASLLGAEESEIIFTSCGTEGNNTAIRAAIAAQPDRKHLITTQVEHACVLNLFKQLEKQGYTVTYLSVNRKGQLDLMELEAAITGSTALVSTMYANNETGTVFPVEQAGAIAKEYGATFHVDAVQVAGKLPLNMKTSTIDLMTISGHKLHAPKGVGALFVRRGFRFRPLLVGGHQERGRRAGTENVAGIVGLGKAAELAQLHLADVATEKKLRDRLEKGLLAISDTELNGDRKNRLPNTTNIGFKYIEGEAILLSLDQYGICASSGSACTSGSLEPSHVLRAMGLPYTILHGSIRFSLSRNTTESDIDLVLEVMPGIVERLRALSPFNNDQAEWLQDREEAVVGAR
- a CDS encoding 4Fe-4S binding protein; the encoded protein is MTYVITSQCTECHRCESICPTGAIARNEQQYQINSERCNDCVGYYAVPQCWAVCPTNGGCLPDLATPPQARFAQPANDYWDHWFLAYNRLVSRLNANRPSDYWKRWFDTYSQALAKQLQNPTTGGVNA